The proteins below are encoded in one region of Apostichopus japonicus isolate 1M-3 chromosome 22, ASM3797524v1, whole genome shotgun sequence:
- the LOC139963932 gene encoding endoplasmic reticulum transmembrane helix translocase-like encodes MIVISARVVKDVKMATHMNDEIETLSFHIRRPVLLHGYIFPFILLYIAWFYHWVVVYGFWEYYEMFLIILAAIGCLQILVLLFCHWSVYVRCKLTSREVTDPQSAGYVKVVPTPNNGYPEIIKLHNDKDPESGKNILWFTSQKTKYIYDAEEKKQFQPVSFPVDYPFREYQDWKGYTEEKELAKAKDTYGDNSMVLEPPKFAELFMERATAPFFVFQVFCVALWCLDEYWYYSVFTLFMLVTFEATLVQQQLRNLSEIRKMGNKPFSIQVYRNKRWRPIMSNELIPGDLCSILRSSNDNPVPCDMLLLRGPLIVDESMLTGESVPQMKEPIENLDGGKILDVHTDNKLHMIFGGTKVVQHTPPPKTSGGLKATDNGCLAYVLRTGFNTSQGKLLRTILYGVKRVTANNLETFLFILFLLIFAIAAASYVWIEGTRDPTRNKYKLFLECTLILTSVVPPELPIELSLAVNSSLLALTKLGVYCTEPFRIPFAGKVDICCFDKTGTLTSDNLVVEGVAGLPGTGKMSKIDEVPLSTVQVLATCHSLVQLDDTLVGDPLEKATLVAVDWTLTKGDVLIPKRIKSKPLKIVQRFHFASALKRMGVVCSMQEAGSTENNYMVTVKGAPETLRPMFTSVPDDYDSVHSEMSRQGARVLALGHREIGHLSSSQIRQLKREEVERDLEFDGFVIISCPLKRDSKSAIKEIQQASHHTVMITGDNPLTACHVAKELRFTRKQATLVLTEPNNFHEEWHWQSIDDTVILPMVPAKGKLDLIYQYDLCITGQALTHFNSTNQQFFNVLLPYVKVFARVAPKQKELVITTLKKQGFTTLMCGDGTNDVGALKHAHVGVALLSKAPLSLNHRKKPKDETDGTSVDNSSADSVKPLQIVSARRRSDNHKLKDDARSHKNDGVKGRNEDKTRHLAGRAGPRRARGEDLTRTQKKLNAMMKELEEQDQPQIVKLGDASIASPFTSKLDSIQCVCHIVKQGRCTLVTTLQMFKILALNALILAYSQSVLYLDGVKFSDGQATLQGLLLAGCFLFISRSKPLKTLSKNRPLPNIFNLYTVLTVLLQFGVHFWCLMKLVSEAKLRMPERESGFPDLDAEFQPNILNSTVYIISMMLQVNTFAINYKGHPFMESLKDNKPLLYSLMFSIISIVSLTLGIVPEFSDQFSVIEFPAEYRTLLLKVLLIDCVAALMVDRFLQFCLGTSKLKAE; translated from the exons ATGATTGTGATCTCAGCTAGAGTCGTGAAAGATGTAAAGATGGCGACCCACATGAATGACGAGATTGAAACGCTTTCTTTCCATATTCGGCGCCCCGTTTTACTCCATGGATATATTTTTCCATTTATTCTTCTCTATATCGCGTGGTTTTATCACTGGGTGGTCGTCTATGGATTTTGGGAGTattatgaaatgtttttaaTCATCCTTGCGGCAATCGGCTGTTTGCAAATTCTTGTTCTGCTTTTTTGCCATTGGTCTGTGTACGTAAGGTGCAAGCTGACGAGCAGGGAG GTAACTGACCCACAGTCTGCTGGCTATGTGAAAGTTGTTCCCACACCCAACAATGGGTATCCTGAAATCATCAAACTCCACAATGATAAG GATCCGGAGAGTGGTAAGAACATCCTCTGGTTCACGTCCCAGAAGACGAAATACATTTACGATGCGGAGGAGAAGAAGCAGTTTCAGCCTGTGTCCTTCCCAGTTGATTATCCCTTCAGAGAGTACCAAGACTGGAAGGGCTACACCGAGGAGAAAGAATTGGCAAAGGCCAAGGATACATATGGAGATAACTC AATGGTGTTAGAACCTCCAAAATTCGCAGAACTTTTCATGGAACGAGCGACAGCACCGTTTTTTGTTTTCCAAGTATTCTGTGTTGCCCTGTGGTGTCTAGATGAGTACTGGTACTACAG TGTTTTCACCTTATTTATGCTGGTCACTTTTGAAGCAACTCTGGTTCAGCAGCAGTTAAGAAACTTGTCAGAGATTAGAAAGATGGGAAACAAGCCATTCTCCATCCAG GTTTACCGAAACAAGAGGTGGCGCCCTATCATGAGCAATGAGTTGATCCCGGGAGATCTTTGCTCCATCCTAAGATCTAGCAACGATAATCCCGTACCGTGTGACATGCTGCTACTGAGGGGACCACTGATCGTAGATGAGTCCATGTTGACTGGTGAATCAGTCCCACAAATGAAG GAACCAATCGAAAATCTGGATGGAGGAAAAATCTTAGACGTGCATACAGACAACAAGCTCCATATGATATTTGGTGGAACCAAGGTAGTCCAGCATACACCCCCTCCAAAAACTAGTGGTGGATTGAAAG CTACAGACAACGGCTGTTTAGCGTATGTTCTGAGAACTGGATTTAACACTTCTCAG GGAAAGCTGTTACGCACCATCTTGTACGGGGTGAAGCGGGTCACTGCTAATAACTTAGAAACATtcctctttattttatttttgctcATCTTTGCCATCGCCGCTGCATCGTACGTCTGGATCGAAG GTACAAGAGATCCAAccagaaacaaatataaattatttttggAGTGTACCCTCATTCTTACCTCTGTGGTTCCACCTGAACTCCCCATTGAACTCTCACTGGCAGTCAACTCATCTCTGCTTGCTCTCACTAAACTAG GTGTCTATTGCACTGAACCATTCAGGATACCTTTTGCTGGTAAAGTTGATATCTGCTGTTTCGACAAGACTGGTACCTTGACCAGTGACAACCTGGTCGTGGAGGGCGTTGCAGGCTTGCC GGGTACTGGGAAGATGAGCAAAATTGATGAAGTTCCTCTCTCCACGGTTCAAGTTCTCGCTACTTGCCATTCCTTGGTTCAGCTGGACGACACCCTGGTCGGCGACCCTCTCGAGAAAGCCACACTGGTGGCGGTTGACTGGACGCTAACTAAAG GCGATGTCCTCATACCCAAGAGGATTAAAAGTAAACCTCTGAAGATTGTTCAACGATTCCACTTTGCGAGTGCCCTGAAGAGGATGGGAGTTGTGTGTTCCATGCAGGAAGCAGGGTCGACGGAGAATAACTACATGGTGACCGTGAAGGGAGCCCCCGAAACGCTCAGACCGATG TTTACCTCCGTCCCTGACGATTATGATTCGGTCCATTCTGAGATGTCTCGCCAAGGCGCTCGAGTCCTGGCCCTGGGCCACAGAGAGATCGGTCATCTCAGCTCTTCTCAG ATAAGACAATTGAAGAGAGAGGAAGTTGAGAGAGATCTTGAATTTGATGGCTTCGTAATCATATCCTGTCCTTTAAAGAGAGACTCGAAATCTGCCATCAAAGAGATCCAGCAGGCCTCTCATCAT ACTGTGATGATTACCGGCGACAACCCACTCACAGCTTGTCATGTTGCCAAGGAACTGCGGTTCACCAGAAAACAAGCTACACTTGTCCTTACAGAACCAAATAACTTTC ACGAGGAATGGCACTGGCAGTCAATTGACGACACAGTCATCCTACCGATGGTACCAGCCAAAGGCAAACTGGACCTCATCTATCAGTATGACCTTTGTATCACGGGTCAG GCTCTCACCCACTTCAACTCAACCAATCAacaatttttcaatgttttgttaCCGTATGTGAAAGTGTTTGCAAGAGTGGCACCTAAGCAGAAG GAACTGGTCATCACCACCCTGAAGAAGCAGGGATTCACAACCCTCATGTGTGGAGATGGTACGAATGACGTAGGCGCTCTGAAGCATGCTCATGTCG GTGTCGCTCTATTGTCAAAAGCACCATTGTCTCTTAACCATAGGAAGAAACCCAAAGATGAG ACGGACGGTACATCCGTAGATAATTCTTCTGCTGACAGTGTGAAACCTCTCCAGATTGTATCAGCCAGAAGAAGGTCCGATAACCATAAGCTGAAAGACGACGCCAGGTCACATAAGAACGATGGGGTCAAAGGTCGTAATGAAGACAAAACCAGGCACTTGGCTGGAAGGGCTGGCCCTCGTCGTGCCAGGGGAGAAGATCTTACACGG ACCCAGAAAAAGTTAAACGCCATGATGAAGGAGCTGGAAGAACAAGATCAGCCTCAGATAGTGAAGCTAGGCGATGCCAGTATAGCATCACCATTCACATCCAAACTAGATTCTATACAGTGCG TCTGTCATATTGTCAAGCAGGGTCGCTGTACTTTAGTGACCACGCTGCAGATGTTTAAAATATTAGCACTGAATGCTCTCATATTGGCGTACAGTCAAAGTGTGCTCTATTTAGATGGTGTCAAGTTCAGTGATGGTCAAGCTACTTTACAGGGGCTTCTATTGGCTGGCTGTTTCCTATTCATATCAAGGTCTAAG CCTTTGAAGACGTTGTCCAAGAACCGACCTCTACCTAACATCTTCAACCTGTATACGGTCCTTACTGTTCTACTTCAGTTTGGAGTCCATTTCTGGTGCTTAATGAAACTAGTCTCTGAAGCAAAATTAAGGATGCCCGAAAG GGAATCCGGCTTTCCAGATTTAGATGCAGAATTTCAACCAAATATTCTGAACAGCACTGTGTACATAATATCTATGATGCTCCAAGTCAACACATTTGCTATTAACTACAAG GGTCACCCGTTTATGGAGAGCTTGAAAGATAACAAACCCCTTCTATACAGCCTGATGTTTTCAATCATTTCAATCGTGTCTCTCACACTGGGAATAGTGCCTGAATTTTCAGATCAGTTTTCTGTGATTGAGTTTCCAGCTGAG TATCGCACGCTCCTGTTGAAGGTACTACTGATTGACTGCGTGGCCGCTCTTATGGTGGACAGATTTCTCCAATTCTGTCTGGGTACATCAAAATTGAAAGCAGAGTGA
- the LOC139963937 gene encoding coiled-coil-helix-coiled-coil-helix domain-containing protein 5-like — protein MEAVMTLVMKYCSSELEDYAACVANNPQTWNTDCEEQKLKAADCSSNSPAVKKINKVCAEQYVAYEKCLNSNPESVEVCVNQLQSFLECAEAAARTIPIAPVKGK, from the exons AT GGAAGCCGTCATGACACTAGTGATGAAATACTGTTCCAGTGAGCTAGAGGATTATGCAGCATGCGTTGCAAATAACCCACAGACTTGGAATACAGATTGTGAAGAGCAAAAGCTTAAAGCTGCTGACTGTTCATCAAATTC ACCTGCAGTGAAGAAAATCAACAAAGTTTGTGCAGAGCAATATGTCGCCtatgaaaaatgtttgaattctaATCCAGAATCCGTGGAGGTTTGTGTCAACCAGCTCCAAAGCTTTCTCGAGTGTGCGGAAGCCGCAGCAAGAACGATACCAATTGCTCCCGTGAAAGGGAAATGA